Within Candidatus Stygibacter australis, the genomic segment CAGCCTTATGGCGATGTAGTGGTTACCAGTAAGGGCACACGTACTCATCCTCCTATCTGGAACCGGATCAAAATATTGAGGAAAATGAGTGGAGGAGCTGGTTATCTGGATTATCGCAAAGCCTATGAAGAAGTGCTAAATGCTACAGCAGGTTTTATGCCCGAATCAGTAGCAGCTAGTACGACAAAACTACCCATAAGAATGGCAGAATCACTGGTTGGCGAGCAATCGATGGTAACCAGTGAAGAAGAAATGGCAGCTCTTACAGGTGATGTTCGAACAGAAGATGTTATCAGGCTGACAGAGGATTATGGGTTTATCGATTGTGATTGCGGATTGAAGATCAAAATACCTTCAGGTTATGATAAATATGAGATCAAGTGTCCACGTTGCGGGAGAAGTCATATACTGGCGGACAACATGAAGGATACTTTAGCAGCCATGCTTGATGAAGCCAAAGGTACTGGAGCAGCAGCAGCAGGAATTATCCAGGAGATGATGGATGATCATGGAGAGCCTGATTATAGTAGAGAGGAAAAGCAGACTTATGTGCGAGATAAAAAAGGCTGGCAGGAAATCCATTGTACATGTGGTTATAAGATACAGCTTTCGCCAAATTTTATCGGGAAATTTATTAGTTGCAGAAAGTGCAAGAGACGGATAAATATTATTGATAAGGTAGAATAATATTACAAATTCAGCAATAAAAAGCAGGGAAAATAATTAAATTAGTTGACTGATTACGCTATATCAAATCATAGAAATCTTTTATGAAAATAAAAATAATAACGGGTGAAGGTAATAGATGGAAACAAAAACAAAATTGAAAGCTTTGCGTGAACTGATGCAGCAGAAGGGTATTGATGCCTGGATAGTTCCTTCAGGAGATCCGCATCAAAGTGAATACGTGGCAGATCACTGGAAAGCAAGAGCCTGGATAAGCGGATTTAGTGGCTCAGCAGGAGTATGTGTGATCACGGGTGATAAGGCAGGATTGTGGACTGATAGCCGTTACTGGCTTCAGGCAGCAAGTGAACTGGAAGGCAGCGGAATTGAACTATTCAAGATGTTCAGTCCTGGAGTGCCGGATTACCAAACCTGGCTGCTGAGTGAAATATCCGATGGAGCAGTACTGGGTTTTGATGGCTCTTTATTATCAGTGAGAGAAGTGACAGCGATCAAGAAAAAATTATGTTCAAAAAATATTAATTTAAGTTATGGTGAAGATCTTACCGGGATGATCTGGCAGGATAGACCGGCAATTCCGCAAGAACCAGCCATGATGCTTGCCGAAGATTATGCAGGTGAATCAGTAACCAGTAAAATCGAACGGGTACAGGCAGAGATGCAGAAAAATGGGGTAGATCATCATGTGATCTCTGCTCTGGATGAAATTGCCTGGTTATTCAATATTCGCGGTAAAGATGTGAAATATAATCCGGTGGTGATCAGTTATGCTCTTTTAAGCAAAGATGAAGTAAATCTTTTTGTTAATAAAGCTAAACTGAATGATGAATTAACAGCTTTTCTGGAAACATGTGGTGTGAATATTTTTTCTTATGAGGATACTCTGAGCTATCTGGCTGGTTTAGCTGCTGAAAATAAGGTATTGATCGATCCCGGTAAAGTGAGTCAGAAGATCAAAGAGACTATTAAATGCCAGGTGAAAGAAGGCAAAAGTATAGTTACATATTTAAAAGCGATCAAGAATGAAGTGGAACAGGAAGGAATTCGTCAGGCACATATTCAAGATGGGGCAGCACTTGTGCGCTGGATCTACTGGATGAAACAGCAGGTTGGTAAAATTGAACTGGATGAATATACTGCTGGAGAGAAGCTGGGTGAATTTCGGGCAGAAGGGGATAAATATCAGGGACTGAGCTTTACTCCCATCATCGGCTTTAAGGGTAATGGAGCAATTGTTCATTATTCAGCCAAACCGGATACTGCCAGAAAGATCGAACCGGGCGGGATATTACTGGTGGATTCAGGTGGTCAATATCTGAATGGAACAACTGACGTCACGAGGACATTTTCGCTGGGTAATATTACCGAAGAGGAGAAATATTATTTTACTCTGGTACTTGCCGGGCATATAGATCTCGCCAGAGCAATATTTCCTAAAGGCACTTCTGGTGCAATGCTTGATGCATATACAAGGACCCCTTTATGGCGTGAAAAGAAGAATTACGGGCATGGCACGGGTCACGGAGTGGGTCATTTTCTGGGAGTTCATGAAGGTCCCCAAAATATCAGTCCGAAGAGCATGAATCCAATCTTACCTGGATCAGTTACTACTAATGAACCAGGAATGTATCTGGAAGGCAGGTTTGGAATTCGCACAGAGAACATTCTGATCTGTCAAACATTGGAAACCACTGAATATGGTGAATTCTGCCATTTTGAAACTGTTACCTTGTGTCCTATATCACGCGAATTGATCAATAAAGAAATGCTGACAGTGGAGCAGATAGAATGGCTTGATAACTATCATGTAATGGTTTTTGCCAAGCTGTCACCACTTCTGGTGCCAGACACAGCAGAATGGTTACGGAACGAGACTTTACCCCTATAGAGG encodes:
- a CDS encoding aminopeptidase P family protein → METKTKLKALRELMQQKGIDAWIVPSGDPHQSEYVADHWKARAWISGFSGSAGVCVITGDKAGLWTDSRYWLQAASELEGSGIELFKMFSPGVPDYQTWLLSEISDGAVLGFDGSLLSVREVTAIKKKLCSKNINLSYGEDLTGMIWQDRPAIPQEPAMMLAEDYAGESVTSKIERVQAEMQKNGVDHHVISALDEIAWLFNIRGKDVKYNPVVISYALLSKDEVNLFVNKAKLNDELTAFLETCGVNIFSYEDTLSYLAGLAAENKVLIDPGKVSQKIKETIKCQVKEGKSIVTYLKAIKNEVEQEGIRQAHIQDGAALVRWIYWMKQQVGKIELDEYTAGEKLGEFRAEGDKYQGLSFTPIIGFKGNGAIVHYSAKPDTARKIEPGGILLVDSGGQYLNGTTDVTRTFSLGNITEEEKYYFTLVLAGHIDLARAIFPKGTSGAMLDAYTRTPLWREKKNYGHGTGHGVGHFLGVHEGPQNISPKSMNPILPGSVTTNEPGMYLEGRFGIRTENILICQTLETTEYGEFCHFETVTLCPISRELINKEMLTVEQIEWLDNYHVMVFAKLSPLLVPDTAEWLRNETLPL